The Kluyvera intermedia genome window below encodes:
- the aat gene encoding leucyl/phenylalanyl-tRNA--protein transferase: MRLVQLSRHSIAFPSPEGALREPNGLLALGGDLAPARLLMAYQRGIFPWFSPGDPILWWSPDPRAVLWPEQFHLSRSMKRFHKTSPYRVTLNYAFSQVIEGCAQDRHEGTWITASISQAYHRLHELGHAHSIEVWQDDTLVGGMYGVVMGELFCGESMFSRAENASKTALYVFCEAFHQAGGKLIDCQVLNSHTASLGAVEIPRRDYLEQLDTLRTGRLSHQFWVPRPLFCAER, translated from the coding sequence ATGCGCCTTGTCCAGCTTTCTCGACATTCGATAGCTTTTCCCTCACCTGAGGGCGCATTACGCGAACCAAATGGACTTCTGGCCTTAGGGGGCGATCTCGCCCCTGCCCGGCTGTTGATGGCCTATCAGCGCGGGATTTTCCCATGGTTTTCACCCGGCGACCCGATTCTCTGGTGGTCACCCGATCCCCGTGCCGTGCTGTGGCCTGAGCAGTTTCATCTCAGTCGCAGCATGAAACGTTTTCACAAGACCTCCCCATACCGCGTCACACTGAACTACGCCTTTAGCCAGGTTATTGAAGGTTGCGCGCAGGATCGTCACGAAGGCACCTGGATTACTGCTAGTATCAGTCAGGCCTACCATCGGCTGCACGAGCTGGGTCACGCTCACTCCATTGAAGTCTGGCAAGACGACACGCTTGTAGGCGGCATGTACGGCGTTGTGATGGGCGAACTGTTTTGCGGCGAGTCAATGTTCAGCCGGGCAGAGAACGCCTCTAAGACGGCGTTGTACGTCTTCTGTGAGGCATTTCATCAGGCTGGCGGTAAACTAATCGACTGTCAGGTGCTAAACAGCCATACCGCTTCGCTGGGCGCGGTGGAAATTCCGCGTCGTGATTATCTGGAACAGTTGGATACTCTGCGTACTGGACGATTGTCCCATCAATTTTGGGTACCTCGCCCGTTGTTTTGCGCTGAAAGGTAA
- the cydC gene encoding heme ABC transporter ATP-binding protein/permease CydC: MRALLPYLALYKRHKWLLSLGVVLAIITLLASIGLLTLSGWFLSASAAVGFAGAYTFNYMLPAAGVRGAAIIRTAGRYFERLVSHDATFRVLQHLRVFTFSKLLPLSPAGLARFRQGELLNRMVADVDTLDHLYLRVISPLIGALVVILVVTAGLSLLDVSLALTLGGIMLATLLILPPLFYRAGKPTGVQLTTLRGQYRQQLTGWLQGQAELTIFNASQRYRKQMEQTELNWHDAQRRQSELTALSQALMLLIGGAAVVAMLWLAAGGVGENTQPGALIALFVFCALAAFEALAPVTGAFQHLGQVIASALRVSQIIEQQPEVTFPQQASARPEQVALTLDNVSFTYPEQSQPALDRLSLQIHAGEHIAILGRTGCGKSTLLQLLTRAWDPQQGQLQLNNSPLSRMDEQTLRQTMSLVPQRVHLFSATLRDNLLLAKPQASDEMLCEVLRRTGLEKLLEDSGLNSWLGEGGRQLSGGELRRLGIARALLHDAPLMLLDEPTEGLDATTESQILELLADVMRDKTLLMVTHRLRGLARFNQIIVMDNGQIIEQGNHTELLAKQGRYYQFKQRL; this comes from the coding sequence ATGCGCGCATTGCTGCCTTATCTGGCGCTCTACAAACGTCACAAATGGCTATTAAGCCTCGGTGTCGTGCTGGCGATAATCACGCTATTAGCCAGCATTGGCTTACTGACGCTCTCCGGCTGGTTCCTGTCTGCATCGGCCGCGGTCGGGTTCGCGGGAGCTTACACCTTCAACTACATGCTGCCCGCTGCGGGCGTACGCGGTGCGGCGATTATTCGTACTGCCGGTCGCTACTTTGAGCGTCTGGTCAGCCACGATGCCACCTTCCGCGTGCTGCAACACCTTCGCGTCTTCACATTCAGCAAGCTGCTACCGCTCTCCCCTGCTGGGCTCGCGCGTTTTCGTCAGGGTGAACTGCTAAACCGCATGGTGGCGGATGTCGACACGCTCGATCATCTTTACCTGCGCGTGATTTCACCGCTGATTGGCGCACTGGTGGTTATTCTGGTGGTTACCGCCGGGCTAAGTCTGCTGGACGTTAGCCTTGCACTGACGCTCGGCGGCATCATGCTGGCGACGCTGCTCATCCTGCCACCGCTGTTTTACCGCGCTGGTAAGCCGACCGGCGTACAGCTCACCACGCTGCGTGGGCAATATCGTCAACAGTTAACCGGCTGGCTTCAGGGACAGGCGGAACTCACCATTTTCAACGCCAGCCAGCGCTATCGTAAGCAAATGGAGCAGACTGAACTGAACTGGCATGATGCCCAGCGTCGCCAGTCCGAACTTACCGCCCTTTCCCAGGCGCTGATGCTGCTTATCGGCGGTGCGGCAGTGGTTGCCATGTTATGGCTTGCCGCCGGAGGCGTGGGCGAGAATACGCAGCCAGGTGCGCTTATCGCCCTGTTTGTCTTCTGTGCGCTGGCGGCGTTCGAAGCTCTCGCACCGGTGACCGGGGCGTTTCAGCATTTGGGTCAGGTTATCGCCTCGGCGCTACGCGTCAGTCAGATTATTGAACAGCAGCCTGAAGTGACCTTCCCGCAGCAAGCCTCAGCTCGGCCGGAGCAGGTGGCGCTGACGCTAGACAACGTTTCGTTCACCTACCCTGAACAGTCGCAGCCCGCGCTGGATAGGCTGTCACTGCAAATTCATGCCGGTGAACACATTGCCATTCTGGGACGTACCGGCTGCGGCAAATCAACGCTGTTGCAACTGCTGACCCGCGCCTGGGATCCACAGCAAGGTCAGCTCCAGCTTAACAACAGTCCGCTTAGCCGCATGGATGAACAAACGCTTCGCCAGACCATGAGCCTGGTGCCACAGCGTGTGCATCTGTTTAGCGCAACCCTACGCGACAACCTATTGCTGGCAAAACCCCAGGCCAGTGACGAGATGCTCTGTGAGGTCTTGCGCCGCACCGGGTTAGAAAAGCTGCTGGAAGACTCAGGGCTTAACAGCTGGCTGGGTGAAGGCGGTCGTCAACTTTCCGGGGGCGAATTACGCCGCCTTGGGATTGCCCGTGCATTGTTACACGATGCGCCGCTGATGCTGCTGGATGAACCTACCGAAGGGCTGGATGCCACCACCGAGAGTCAGATTCTCGAGCTGCTGGCTGACGTTATGCGCGATAAAACGCTGCTGATGGTGACCCATCGCCTGCGTGGACTGGCGCGATTTAATCAGATAATTGTCATGGACAACGGACAAATTATTGAGCAAGGTAATCATACAGAACTGCTGGCAAAACAAGGTCGTTACTACCAGTTTAAACAGCGCCTGTAG
- the lrp gene encoding leucine-responsive transcriptional regulator Lrp translates to MVDSKKRPGKDLDRIDRNILNELQKDGRISNVELSKRVGLSPTPCLERVRRLERQGFIQGYTALLNPHYLDASLLVFVEITLNRGAPDVFEQFNTAVQKLEEIQECHLVSGDFDYLLKTRVPDMSAYRKLLGETLLRLPGVNDTRTYVVMEEVKQSNRLVIKTR, encoded by the coding sequence ATGGTAGATAGTAAAAAACGCCCTGGCAAAGATCTCGACCGCATCGACCGCAACATCCTGAATGAATTGCAAAAAGATGGGCGTATTTCGAACGTCGAGCTTTCCAAAAGAGTAGGACTTTCTCCGACCCCGTGCCTTGAGCGCGTACGTCGTCTGGAACGACAGGGTTTTATTCAGGGCTATACCGCGCTGCTGAACCCGCATTATCTGGATGCGTCGCTGCTGGTTTTTGTTGAGATTACTCTGAATCGTGGCGCGCCGGATGTGTTCGAACAATTTAATACCGCCGTACAAAAACTTGAAGAAATTCAAGAGTGTCACTTGGTTTCCGGTGATTTCGACTATTTGTTGAAAACCCGCGTACCCGATATGTCGGCATACCGTAAGCTCCTTGGCGAGACTCTGCTGCGCCTGCCTGGCGTCAACGACACCCGTACGTATGTCGTTATGGAAGAGGTCAAACAGAGTAATCGTCTGGTAATTAAGACCCGCTAA
- the ftsK gene encoding DNA translocase FtsK: MSQEYTEDKEVKLTKLSSGRRLLEALLLLCAIFAVWLMAALLSFNPSDPSWSQTAWHEPIHNLCGAPGAWLADTLFFIFGVMAYTIPVIIVGGCWFAWRHRASEDYIDYFAVSLRLIGVLAIILTSCGLAAINADDIWYFASGGVVGSLLSTALQPMLHSSGGTIALLCIWAAGLTLFTGWSWVSIAEKMGSWILNVLTFASNRTRRDDSWVEEDDYEDDEYEEEGEVAPKVSRDSRRARILRGALARRKRIAEKFSNPMGRKTDEALFSGRRMDDPEGAERYAAKADPDDVLFSGATATRASEYDEFDPLLNGHSVTESAPVATAMVTAPAWTADAAQPATIPDVEWQPVSAPVTTDPNIAPTPEGWQSAPQPAYEQPLNTQPPVYQEPQYAQPQQPVYQEPQYAQPQQPVYQEPQYAQPQQPVYQEPQYAQPQQPVYQEPQYAQPQQPVYQEPQYAQPQQPAYQEPQYAQPQQPVYQEPQYAQPQQPVYQEPNEQAYIAEPPFVEPTPTVEPEPIVEEEVKPAHRPPLYYFEEVEEKRAREREQLAAWYQPIPEPLAPVEQQGVFPSTPAPVSMPEPTAAVAPIAASVRDASVAAGAVAAAAAASAPLFSPADGPRPQIKEGIGPKLPAPNRVRVPTRRELASYGIKLPSQRMAEERAAREAERYQTDDTENLNDDEADAVHQDALARQFAATQQQRYGETDAHHDSYAAEGDDADNVAEAELARQFAASQQSRYASEQPDGAYSYSADDFEFSPMKTLVDDTPKAPLFTPSAMPEPVAPPQPQHYQQPPQHAQSHQQPQHAPQYAQPQQPVQHSQYAQPQQPVQQPQHPQYAQPQQSVQQPQHPQYAQTQQPVPPPQESLIHPLLMRNGDDRPLQRPTTPLPSLDLLTPPPTEVEPVDTFALEQMARLVETRLADYRIKADVVNYSPGPVITRFELNLAPGVKAARISNLSRDLARSLSTVAVRVVEVIPGKPYVGLELPNKKRQTVYLREVLDCDKFRDNPSPLTVVLGKDIAGEPVVADLAKMPHLLVAGTTGSGKSVGVNAMIISMLYKAQPEDVRFIMIDPKMLELSVYEGIPHLLTEVVTDMKDAANALRWSVNEMERRYKLMSALGVRNLAGYNEKIAEAARMGRPIPDPYWKPGDSMDATHPVLEKLPYIVVLVDEFADLMMTVGKKVEELIARLAQKARAAGIHLVLATQRPSVDVITGLIKANIPTRIAFTVSSKIDSRTILDQGGAESLLGMGDMLYAAPNSNNPVRVHGAFVRDQEVHAVVQDWKARGRPQYVDGITSDSESEGGGGGGFDGAEELDPLFDQAVNFVTQKRKASISGVQRQFRIGYNRAARIIEQMEAQGIVSEQGHNGNREVLAPPPFD, translated from the coding sequence TTGAGCCAGGAATATACAGAAGACAAAGAAGTCAAACTTACAAAACTCAGCAGCGGACGCCGACTCCTTGAGGCGTTGCTCCTTTTATGCGCCATTTTTGCCGTCTGGTTGATGGCAGCACTACTGAGCTTTAATCCTTCCGATCCCAGCTGGTCTCAAACGGCCTGGCACGAACCTATCCACAATTTGTGTGGCGCTCCGGGCGCGTGGCTTGCGGACACGCTGTTCTTCATTTTCGGCGTGATGGCGTACACCATTCCGGTGATTATCGTAGGCGGCTGTTGGTTTGCCTGGCGACACCGTGCGAGCGAAGACTACATCGACTATTTCGCTGTGTCGTTACGCCTGATTGGCGTCCTGGCGATTATTCTTACCTCCTGCGGCTTGGCCGCTATCAACGCAGATGATATCTGGTATTTTGCCTCGGGCGGCGTTGTCGGCAGCCTGTTAAGCACGGCTTTACAACCGATGCTGCACAGCAGCGGCGGCACCATTGCATTGTTGTGTATTTGGGCTGCGGGTTTAACGCTGTTTACCGGCTGGTCCTGGGTCAGCATTGCTGAAAAAATGGGCAGCTGGATCCTGAATGTTCTGACGTTCGCCAGCAACCGTACCCGCCGCGATGATAGCTGGGTCGAAGAAGACGACTACGAAGACGACGAATACGAAGAAGAGGGTGAGGTTGCGCCGAAAGTATCGCGTGACTCTCGCCGTGCACGTATCTTGCGCGGAGCACTGGCTCGTCGCAAACGCATTGCCGAAAAATTCTCTAATCCAATGGGACGTAAAACGGATGAAGCGTTGTTCTCAGGTCGCCGTATGGATGATCCGGAAGGGGCTGAGCGTTATGCGGCTAAGGCCGATCCTGATGATGTGCTGTTCTCCGGTGCTACCGCCACGCGCGCGTCCGAGTACGATGAATTCGATCCGCTGCTAAACGGCCATTCGGTGACTGAATCCGCCCCTGTGGCCACTGCGATGGTGACGGCTCCTGCATGGACTGCCGACGCTGCTCAGCCGGCGACTATTCCTGACGTTGAATGGCAGCCCGTGTCTGCCCCTGTCACCACAGATCCGAACATTGCTCCTACACCAGAAGGCTGGCAATCAGCACCGCAACCGGCTTACGAACAGCCGCTGAATACGCAGCCGCCAGTTTATCAGGAACCGCAGTACGCGCAGCCGCAGCAGCCTGTTTACCAGGAGCCGCAGTACGCACAGCCGCAGCAACCTGTTTACCAGGAACCGCAGTACGCGCAGCCGCAGCAGCCTGTTTATCAGGAGCCGCAGTACGCACAGCCGCAGCAGCCTGTTTACCAGGAGCCGCAGTACGCGCAGCCTCAGCAGCCTGTTTACCAGGAGCCGCAGTACGCACAGCCGCAGCAACCTGCATACCAGGAACCGCAATACGCACAGCCTCAGCAACCTGTTTATCAGGAGCCGCAGTACGCGCAGCCTCAGCAACCTGTTTATCAGGAGCCGAATGAGCAGGCATACATAGCGGAACCACCGTTTGTTGAACCTACTCCTACAGTCGAACCTGAACCGATTGTTGAAGAAGAGGTGAAGCCTGCGCACCGTCCGCCTCTCTATTACTTCGAAGAAGTGGAAGAGAAACGTGCCCGTGAACGTGAGCAACTGGCTGCATGGTATCAGCCAATCCCTGAACCTTTGGCACCCGTAGAGCAGCAGGGCGTATTTCCGTCTACCCCAGCTCCGGTTTCGATGCCTGAACCTACCGCTGCCGTTGCGCCAATTGCCGCAAGCGTTCGTGATGCTTCCGTCGCAGCGGGTGCTGTGGCCGCCGCAGCTGCAGCCTCCGCGCCGTTGTTTAGTCCGGCAGATGGCCCGCGCCCGCAGATCAAAGAAGGCATCGGCCCGAAATTGCCAGCGCCAAATCGCGTGCGCGTTCCTACGCGCCGTGAACTGGCGTCGTATGGTATTAAGCTTCCATCGCAGCGCATGGCCGAAGAGCGAGCCGCACGTGAAGCTGAGCGTTATCAAACTGACGATACTGAGAACCTGAACGACGATGAAGCCGATGCTGTGCATCAGGATGCGTTGGCGCGCCAGTTTGCAGCCACGCAGCAGCAGCGTTACGGTGAAACGGATGCTCATCACGATAGCTATGCCGCTGAAGGCGACGATGCGGATAATGTCGCAGAAGCTGAACTCGCACGACAGTTTGCCGCTTCTCAGCAGAGTCGCTATGCGAGCGAACAGCCGGATGGCGCGTATTCATACTCAGCCGATGATTTTGAGTTTTCGCCGATGAAAACGCTGGTTGATGATACGCCGAAAGCGCCTTTGTTTACGCCGAGCGCGATGCCTGAGCCGGTTGCACCGCCGCAGCCGCAACATTATCAGCAGCCGCCTCAGCATGCTCAAAGCCATCAACAGCCACAGCATGCACCGCAATATGCTCAACCCCAACAACCTGTGCAGCACTCACAGTATGCGCAGCCGCAGCAACCGGTGCAGCAACCGCAACACCCACAGTATGCGCAGCCGCAGCAATCGGTACAGCAGCCTCAACACCCGCAGTACGCACAAACGCAGCAGCCAGTTCCGCCGCCGCAGGAGAGTCTGATTCACCCACTGTTGATGCGTAACGGGGACGATCGTCCGCTCCAAAGGCCGACCACGCCGCTGCCGTCGCTGGATCTTTTAACGCCACCGCCGACAGAAGTGGAACCGGTCGATACTTTTGCACTGGAACAAATGGCACGTCTGGTGGAAACGCGACTGGCTGACTATCGCATCAAGGCTGACGTAGTGAACTATTCACCGGGGCCGGTCATCACCCGCTTCGAACTGAATCTTGCTCCGGGCGTGAAAGCCGCACGTATCTCCAATCTCTCTCGTGACCTGGCGCGTTCATTATCGACCGTTGCTGTGCGCGTGGTAGAAGTTATCCCAGGCAAACCGTATGTGGGTCTGGAACTGCCGAACAAAAAACGTCAGACCGTTTATCTGCGCGAAGTGCTGGATTGCGATAAGTTCCGCGATAATCCGTCGCCGCTAACCGTGGTATTGGGTAAAGATATTGCCGGTGAACCGGTGGTTGCCGATCTTGCCAAAATGCCACATCTGCTGGTAGCAGGGACCACCGGCTCGGGTAAATCTGTCGGTGTGAACGCCATGATCATCAGCATGCTGTATAAAGCGCAGCCGGAAGATGTGCGTTTCATTATGATCGACCCGAAAATGCTGGAGCTGTCCGTTTATGAAGGTATCCCGCATCTGCTGACCGAAGTCGTGACGGACATGAAGGATGCTGCCAACGCCTTGCGCTGGAGCGTCAATGAAATGGAACGTCGCTACAAACTGATGTCTGCGTTGGGCGTTCGTAACCTGGCCGGTTATAACGAGAAAATTGCTGAAGCGGCCCGTATGGGTCGTCCAATTCCGGATCCATACTGGAAGCCGGGCGATAGCATGGATGCCACTCATCCGGTGCTGGAAAAACTGCCGTATATCGTTGTGCTGGTCGATGAATTCGCTGACCTGATGATGACCGTGGGTAAAAAAGTGGAAGAACTGATCGCACGACTGGCGCAGAAAGCGCGTGCGGCGGGTATCCACCTGGTATTAGCGACCCAGCGTCCGTCGGTAGACGTTATCACTGGGCTTATCAAAGCCAACATTCCAACGCGTATTGCGTTTACGGTTTCCAGTAAAATCGACTCCCGTACCATCCTCGATCAGGGCGGCGCTGAGTCGTTACTGGGGATGGGGGATATGCTGTACGCGGCACCTAACTCGAACAACCCGGTGCGTGTCCACGGTGCGTTCGTTCGTGACCAGGAAGTGCATGCTGTAGTGCAGGACTGGAAAGCCCGCGGTCGACCACAATATGTGGATGGCATCACCTCCGATAGCGAAAGCGAAGGTGGCGGCGGTGGCGGCTTCGATGGTGCTGAAGAACTGGATCCGTTGTTCGACCAGGCGGTGAATTTCGTGACTCAGAAACGTAAAGCCTCGATCTCAGGCGTACAGCGTCAATTCCGTATTGGTTATAACCGCGCGGCGCGTATCATCGAACAGATGGAAGCGCAGGGGATCGTCAGCGAACAGGGGCACAACGGTAACCGTGAGGTGCTGGCTCCCCCTCCGTTCGACTGA
- the trxB gene encoding thioredoxin-disulfide reductase: protein MGTAKHSKLLILGSGPAGYTAAVYAARANLQPVLITGLEKGGQLTTTTEVENWPGDPNDLTGPLLMERMHEHATKFETEILFDHIHTVDLQNRPFRLTGDSGEYTCDALIIATGASARYLGLPSEEAFKGRGVSACATCDGFFYRNQKVAVIGGGNTAVEEALYLSNIASEVHLIHRRESFRAEKILIKRLMDKVESGNIVLHTHRTLEEVTGDQMGVSGLRLRDTQSDNIESLEVAGLFVAIGHSPNTAIFQGQLELENGYIKVQSGIHGNATQTSIPGVFAAGDVMDHIYRQAITSAGTGCMAALDAERYLDGLADACK from the coding sequence ATGGGCACGGCCAAACACAGTAAGTTGTTAATCCTTGGTTCAGGACCTGCGGGATATACCGCTGCGGTCTATGCTGCACGCGCAAACCTGCAACCGGTACTGATTACCGGTCTGGAAAAAGGCGGTCAGCTGACCACCACCACCGAAGTGGAAAACTGGCCAGGCGATCCGAACGATCTGACCGGTCCGCTGCTGATGGAACGCATGCACGAGCATGCCACCAAGTTTGAAACCGAAATTCTTTTCGATCACATTCACACTGTCGATCTGCAAAACCGTCCCTTCCGCCTGACCGGCGACAGCGGCGAATACACCTGCGATGCCTTAATCATCGCTACCGGTGCCTCTGCCCGTTACCTGGGTCTACCATCGGAAGAAGCGTTTAAAGGTCGTGGCGTGTCTGCGTGCGCAACCTGTGACGGATTCTTCTACCGCAACCAAAAAGTCGCGGTGATTGGCGGCGGGAACACGGCCGTGGAAGAAGCGCTGTACCTGTCTAACATTGCCTCTGAAGTGCATCTGATTCACCGTCGTGAATCCTTCCGCGCGGAAAAAATCCTTATCAAACGTCTGATGGATAAAGTGGAAAGCGGCAATATTGTGCTGCACACCCACCGTACACTGGAAGAAGTGACCGGTGACCAGATGGGTGTTAGCGGTCTGCGTCTGCGTGATACCCAGAGTGATAATATTGAGTCTCTCGAGGTCGCAGGTCTGTTTGTCGCTATCGGCCACAGCCCGAACACGGCTATTTTCCAGGGCCAACTGGAACTGGAAAACGGCTATATCAAAGTTCAGTCCGGTATTCACGGTAACGCGACCCAGACCAGCATCCCTGGAGTCTTTGCCGCAGGTGACGTGATGGACCACATTTACCGTCAGGCGATCACCTCTGCGGGCACCGGCTGTATGGCTGCGCTGGACGCAGAACGTTATCTCGACGGTCTGGCAGACGCTTGCAAATAA
- the cydD gene encoding heme ABC transporter permease/ATP-binding protein CydD, with amino-acid sequence MNKSRQQELTRWLKQQSVVSRRWLMTSRLLGFASGVLIIAQAWFLARILHHMIMENIPREALLMPFIQLVLIFILRAWVVWLRERVGFHAGQQIRFEIRRQVLDRLQQAGPAWIQGKPAGSWATLILEQIDDMHDYYARYLPQMALATCVPLLIVAAIFPSNWVAALILLVTAPLIPMFMALVGMGAADANRRNFLALARLSGHFLDRLRGMDTLRIFGRGEAETDSIREASQDFRHRTMEVLRLAFLSSGVLEFFTSLSIALVAVYFGFSYLGELNFGSYGMAVTLSSGFLALILAPEFFQPLRDLGTFYHAKAQAVGAADSLKTFLEAPLAHPEQGDQVLETSEPVTLQAKDLFITSPEGKMLVGPLNFTLGAGQRAVLVGQSGSGKSSLLNALAGFLPYSGSLLVNGVELRHLQPEGWHRLMSWVGQNPQLPAPTVRDNVLLGNPDANEEELNNALEKAWVNEFLPQLPQGVDTAVGEQSARLSVGQAQRVAVARALIAPCRLLLLDEPAASLDAHSEQRVMQALTEASTQQTTLMVTHQLEGLTEWDAIWVMENGQIIEQGTYQQLVEANGVFTSLLANRQEEI; translated from the coding sequence ATGAATAAAAGTCGCCAACAAGAACTCACCCGCTGGCTCAAACAGCAAAGCGTAGTCTCGCGCCGCTGGTTGATGACCTCCCGTCTGCTCGGCTTCGCAAGCGGTGTACTGATTATCGCCCAAGCCTGGTTCCTGGCCCGTATTCTTCATCACATGATCATGGAGAATATTCCACGAGAAGCCCTGCTGATGCCGTTTATCCAGCTGGTGCTGATTTTTATCCTTCGCGCTTGGGTCGTCTGGCTACGCGAACGCGTCGGTTTCCATGCCGGACAACAGATCCGCTTTGAGATCCGTCGTCAGGTGCTGGACCGCCTCCAGCAGGCAGGGCCAGCCTGGATTCAAGGCAAACCAGCCGGAAGCTGGGCAACGCTGATTCTTGAGCAGATTGACGATATGCACGATTACTACGCGCGCTATCTCCCGCAGATGGCATTGGCGACGTGCGTGCCACTGTTAATTGTGGCGGCAATCTTCCCATCAAACTGGGTGGCAGCACTCATTTTGCTAGTCACCGCACCGCTGATACCGATGTTCATGGCGCTAGTCGGCATGGGTGCTGCCGATGCTAACCGCCGTAACTTCCTCGCCCTGGCGCGCCTGAGTGGACACTTCCTCGACCGTCTGCGCGGCATGGACACCTTACGTATTTTCGGACGCGGAGAAGCTGAGACCGACAGCATCCGTGAAGCCTCACAAGATTTTCGTCATCGCACGATGGAAGTGCTGCGTCTGGCCTTCCTCTCCTCCGGCGTACTTGAGTTCTTTACTTCGCTCTCCATTGCGTTGGTCGCGGTCTACTTCGGTTTCTCTTATCTGGGCGAGCTCAACTTTGGCAGCTATGGGATGGCGGTAACGCTCTCCTCCGGCTTCCTGGCATTGATACTGGCACCTGAATTCTTCCAGCCGCTGCGTGATTTAGGCACCTTCTACCATGCGAAAGCTCAAGCCGTGGGCGCCGCTGATAGCCTGAAAACCTTCCTTGAAGCGCCGCTGGCACACCCTGAACAGGGTGATCAGGTTCTGGAGACCAGCGAGCCGGTCACGCTTCAGGCAAAAGATCTGTTTATCACTTCCCCGGAAGGCAAAATGCTGGTTGGGCCGCTTAACTTCACCCTGGGCGCCGGACAACGCGCAGTGCTGGTGGGGCAAAGTGGCTCCGGTAAAAGTTCGCTGCTAAATGCGCTGGCTGGATTCTTACCCTATAGCGGGTCGCTACTGGTTAACGGCGTCGAACTGCGCCATCTGCAGCCGGAAGGCTGGCACCGCCTGATGAGTTGGGTCGGGCAAAACCCGCAACTTCCTGCACCTACAGTTCGCGACAACGTGCTGCTGGGCAACCCCGATGCCAATGAAGAAGAACTTAATAACGCACTGGAAAAAGCGTGGGTTAATGAGTTTCTACCACAGCTTCCGCAAGGCGTAGACACCGCCGTTGGTGAGCAGTCCGCCCGCTTGTCCGTCGGCCAGGCACAACGCGTCGCGGTGGCGAGAGCGTTGATAGCGCCGTGCCGTCTGTTACTGCTGGATGAACCCGCAGCTAGCCTTGACGCCCATAGCGAGCAACGGGTGATGCAAGCACTGACCGAAGCCTCGACCCAACAAACCACGCTGATGGTCACCCACCAACTCGAAGGGTTGACCGAATGGGATGCTATCTGGGTGATGGAAAACGGTCAGATCATTGAGCAGGGTACGTATCAACAGCTGGTTGAGGCTAATGGCGTCTTCACTAGCCTGCTGGCCAATCGTCAGGAGGAGATTTAA
- the infA gene encoding translation initiation factor IF-1 — translation MAKEDNIEMQGTVLDTLPNTMFRVELENGHVVTAHISGKMRKNYIRILTGDKVTVELTPYDLSKGRIVFRSR, via the coding sequence ATGGCCAAAGAAGACAATATTGAAATGCAGGGTACCGTTCTTGATACGTTACCTAATACCATGTTCCGCGTAGAACTGGAAAACGGACACGTGGTGACTGCACATATCTCCGGTAAAATGCGCAAAAACTATATCCGCATCCTGACGGGCGACAAAGTGACTGTTGAGCTGACCCCGTACGACCTGAGCAAAGGCCGCATTGTCTTCCGTAGTCGCTAA